A region of Salvia splendens isolate huo1 chromosome 17, SspV2, whole genome shotgun sequence DNA encodes the following proteins:
- the LOC121774205 gene encoding putative F-box protein At3g52320 yields MKQDLFAYLPSEICIDILLRLSLENTAICKCVCKPWLNLIESHYFLESHISKSPPTLVVSIPDPNSNWFTLFNLEDKRKGKPKNNAITKFDFPQATTIQGSANGLLLLKHHSIDLLYICNPITREFVEILGPGEGCYGFGVSRISGQHKVVHLNPKHGCHVYTLESGSSWRRVKSAAPRLIAV; encoded by the coding sequence ATGAAGCAAGATTTGTTCGCATACTTGCCATCAGAAATCTGCATCGATATCCTATTGAGACTCTCTCTTGAAAACACTGCAATTTGCAAGTGCGTTTGCAAACCATGGCTAAATCTCATCGAGAGTCACTATTTTCTCGAGTCCCATATTTCTAAATCCCCTCCAACCCTAGTAGTCTCCATACCTGATCCTAATTCAAATTGGTTCACTCTTTTCAATTTAGAAGACAAGCGCAAGGGCAAGCCCAAGAACAATGCAATCACCAAGTTTGATTTCCCCCAAGCCACAACGATTCAGGGTTCCGCCAATGGTTTGCTTCTTCTCAAACACCATTCTATCGATCTTCTTTACATATGCAATCCCATCACCCGTGAATTTGTTGAGATATTAGGCCCTGGAGAAGGTTGTTATGGATTTGGAGTGAGCAGAATAAGCGGACAACATAAGGTTGTCCATCTTAACCCTAAACACGGATGTCATGTGTACACTCTTGAGTCTGGATCTTCGTGGAGACGCGTTAAATCTGCTGCCCCTCGTTTGATAGCTGTTTGA
- the LOC121773324 gene encoding FHA domain-containing protein FHA2-like, with protein sequence MESGGDVEAGFAKLQGEDFEYFMQTYSIILGRNSKNSAVDVDLSSLGGGMNISRRHARIFYDFQRRRFALEVLGRNGCYVEGVLHVPGHPPIKLDSQDRLEIGDKEFYFLLPVRSILGGPIGPRNHGNVYQTGYVQQQNLGNQPPPPLPGGGGGWGEYDGEGSEDEEEEEEEEDEEDCGEDASSSGKRMRGDGGGGYRYGSDKQADVRTRVDREADNQQLLQLQENDVVSSVASLLSDLCGPGDWMPMEKLHSELVEQFSYVWHHSRVRKYLTPEDHSGQESQGKPWFGLLALLKKYPEHFVFNTRSKGRVVLEFVSLIS encoded by the exons ATGGAGAGCGGCGGCGATGTAGAAGCCGGCTTCGCCAAGCTTCAAGGCGAAGATTTCGAATACTTCATGCAAACCTACTCCATAATCCTCGGCCGCAATTCGAAAAATTCGGCCGTCGACGTCGACCTCTCCTCCCTCGGCGGCGGGATGAACATAAGCCGCCGCCACGCCCGCATCTTCTACGACTTCCAACGCCGTCGTTTCGCGCTCGAGGTCCTCGGCCGGAACGGATGCTACGTCGAGGGCGTCCTCCACGTCCCCGGCCACCCTCCGATCAAGCTCGATTCGCAGGATCGTCTCGAGATCGGCGACAAGGAATTCTACTTTTTGCTGCCCGTCAGGAGCATATTGGGCGGGCCAATTGGCCCGAGAAACCACGGGAACGTTTATCAAACAGGTTATGTGCAGCAGCAGAATTTGGGGAatcagccgccgccgccgctgcctgGCGGTGGGGGAGGGTGGGGTGAGTATGATGGGGAAGGTAgtgaggatgaggaggaggaggaagaagaagaggatgagGAGGATTGTGGGGAGGATGCTTCGTCGAGTGGGAAGAGAATGAGAGGTGATGGAGGCGGAGGTTATAGGTATGGTTCAG ATAAGCAGGCTGATGTGAGAACACGTGTTGATAGAGAAGCTGATAACCAACAGCTTCTTCAGTTACAAGAAAACGACGTCGTGTCTTCAGTGGCCTCATTGCTGTCTGATTTATGTGGTCCTGGAGACTGGATGCCGATGGAGAAACTACATTCCGAG CTCGTGGAGCAATTCAGCTACGTCTGGCATCACAGCCGTGTAAGGAAGTATCTCACTCCCGAGGATCATTCTGGTCAAGAATCCCAAGGAAAGCCGTGGTTTGGATTGCTGGCCCTGCTGAAGAAATATCCCGAACACTTTGTCTTCAACACGAGATCCAAGGGGCGAGTTGTGCTGGAATTCGTCTCGCTAATCTCCTGA
- the LOC121775168 gene encoding protein farnesyltransferase subunit beta-like — MARENLMKGTTSQEDQWMVQNQCFRLYDIVYRLPPHAQSIKFEVLRENHIEYLTESLKQLGRNFCVLDANRPWLCYWIIQSIALLGDCVDDKLENGFIDFLSRCQDQDGGYGGGPGQMPHLATTYAAVNALITVGGQNSLSSINREKLYDFLLRMKVASGGFRMHDGGEVDVRACYTAISVASVLNILDDRLIQNVGDYIVSCQTYEGGIAGEPFSEAHGGHTFCGLAAMVLINEADRLNLPGLLNWVVFRQGIEGGFQGRTNKLVDGCYSFWQGAVAAIIQRLHVTVNKQLGLPDTFELGCSTESGNESSDNDGEEVSEGSSSPADISEPTKGESVSTSAAMGLNNGYDFIKRPTGMKPLFNSMALQQYILLCTQEEAGFRDKPGKRRDHYHTCYVLSGLSVCQHCNERDADSPPLSRDVMGPYSNMVEPVHPLHNIVLDKYYEAQMFFARA; from the exons ATGGCGAGGGAGAATTTGATGAAGGGAACTACATCACAGGAAGATCAATGGATGGTACAGAATCAATGTTTCCGACTTTACGATATTGTCTATCGCCTTCCTCCCCATGCTCAATCTATCAA GTTCGAGGTTCTGCGCGAGAATCACATTGAGTATCTTACTGAAAGTCTGAAGCAGCTCGGCCGTAACTTCTGTGTTTTGGATGCTAA CCGACCCTGGCTCTGCTATTGGATCATACAATCGATTGCTTTGTTGGGGGATTGTGTCGACGACAAATTGGAAAATGGCTTTATTGATTTTCTTAGCAGATGCCAG GACCAAGATGGTGGATATGGTGGTGGACCAGGTCAG ATGCCTCATCTTGCAACAACTTATGCTGCAGTTAATGCACTTATTACCGTGGGGGGTCAGAATTCTCTATCATCAATAAATAG AGAAAAGCTGTATGATTTTCTGTTGCGAATGAAAGTTGCAAGTGGTGGCTTCAG AATGCATGATGGTGGAGAAGTTGATGTCCGGGCTTGCTACACTGCAATATCT GTGGCCAGTGTTCTTAACATTTTGGATGATAGGCTAATACAAAATGTAGGAGACTACATCGTAAG TTGCCAGACTTATGAAGGTGGTATAGCTGGTGAGCCTTTCTCAGAAGCTCATGGTGG GCATACATTTTGTGGTTTGGCTGCAATGGTATTGATCAACGAGGCTGATCGTTTGAACTTGCCTGGATTGCTT AACTGGGTGGTGTTCAGGCAAGGAATAGAAGGTGGGTTTCAAGGCAGAACAAACAAGTTGGTTGATGGATGCTACTCTTTTTGGCAG GGAGCTGTGGCTGCAATAATTCAAAGACTACATGTAACGGTAAATAAACAACTGGGCCTTCCAGATACCTTTGAGCTCGGCTGCAGTACAGAAAGTGGCAATGAGTCTTCGGACAATGATGGAGAAGAAGTATCCGAGGGGTCTTCTTCGCCAGCAGACATCTCTGAACCCACAAAAGGAG AAAGCGTCAGTACTTCTGCTGCAATGGGGTTGAATAATGGTTATGATTTTATCAAAAGGCCCACAGGCATGAAACCTCTTTTCAATAGCATGGCGTTGCAGCAATACATTCTTCTCTGCACGCAG GAGGAAGCAGGTTTCAGAGACAAGCCGGGGAAGCGGAGAGATCACTACCATACGTGCTACGTTCTCAGCGGACTCTCCGTCTGCCAACACTGCAACGAAAGAGATGCCGATTCTCCACCTCTGTCTAGAGATGTAATGGGGCCTTATTCCAATATGGTAGAACCTGTTCATCCTCTGCATAACATAGTTTTAGATAAATATTATGAAGCGCAAATGTTCTTCGCTAGAGCCTAG
- the LOC121775038 gene encoding formate dehydrogenase, mitochondrial-like — protein sequence MALKRVGSSAVRALTSSAASSAFTRHLHASPGSKKIVGVFYKANEYASLNPNFLGCAENALGIREWLESQGHQYIVTPDKDGPNCELDKHIPDLHVLISTPFHPAYVTAERIKKAKNLQLLLTAGIGSDHIDLKAAAEAGLTVAEVTGSNTVSVAEDELMRILILVRNYLPGYHQVISGEWDVAAIAHRAYDLEGKTVGTVGAGRIGRLLLQRLMPFNCNLLYHDRLQMDPKLESEIGATFEEDLDAMLPKCDIIVINTPLTEKTKGMFDKEKIAKLKKGVLIVNNARGAIMDTQAVVDACSSGHIGGYSGDVWYPQPAPKDHPWRYMPNQAMTPHISGTTIDAQLRYAAGTKDMLDRYFKGEDFPAQNYIVKDGELASQYR from the exons ATGGCTTTGAAACGCGTCGGTTCCTCTGCAGTTCGCGCGCTTACCTCCTCAGCTGCCTCTTCAGCTTTCACCAGACACCTCCAC GCTTCTCCTGGCAGCAAGAAAATTGTGGGCGTCTTCTACAAGGCAAACGAGTATGCTTCGTTGAATCCGAATTTCCTAGGCTGTGCTGAGAATGCATTGGGCATACGCGAATGGCTCGAATCCCAGGGTCACCAGTACATAGTTACCCCGGACAAAGATGGCCCTAACTGCG AGCTCGACAAGCATATACCCGACCTGCACGTGCTGATTTCGACTCCCTTCCACCCTGCATATGTAACCGCGGAGAGAATCAAGAAGGCGAAGAACCTGCAGCTTCTGCTGACCGCTGGCATTGGCTCGGACCACATTGATCTCAAGGCTGCTGCTGAAGCTGGGCTGACAGTGGCTGAAGTCACCGGGAGCAACACTGTCTCTGTTGCTGAAGACGAACTCATGAGGATCCTCATCCTCGTCCGGAACTACCTGCCTGGATACCACCAGGTCATCAGTGGCGAATGGGACGTCGCTGCCATTGCTCATCGAGCCTATGACCTCGAAGGCAAGACTGTTGGAACGGTTGGAGCTGGGCGAATAGGCCGGCTTTTGCTCCAGAGGCTGATGCCTTTCAACTGCAATCTCCTCTACCATGATCGCCTCCAGATGGATCCGAAGCTCGAGAGTGAGATAGGAGCTACGTTCGAGGAGGATCTTGATGCAATGCTGCCCAAGTGTGACATCATTGTCATCAACACTCCTCTCACTGAGAAAACTAA AGGAATGTTTGACAAAGAAAAGATAGCAAAGCTGAAGAAGGGTGTTCTGATTGTGAACAACGCTAGAGGTGCGATCATGGACACTCAAGCAGTTGTCGATGCTTGTTCGAGTGGCCACATTGGAG GTTATAGCGGGGATGTTTGGTACCCACAGCCAGCTCCGAAGGATCATCCGTGGAGGTACATGCCAAACCAGGCCATGACCCCTCATATATCCGGGACTACAATAGATGCACAG CTACGCTACGCTGCTGGAACGAAGGACATGTTGGATAGGTATTTCAAGGGTGAGGATTTTCCAGCACAGAATTACATCGTCAAGGACGGAGAACTGGCGAGCCAGTACCGGTAG
- the LOC121773760 gene encoding protein NUCLEAR FUSION DEFECTIVE 6, mitochondrial-like, with the protein MASCARNLVQRSSNTAKTLLFRSQSSHSVPAGAPKLSGFASTSPRPRPFFSSTSRLPVELGCGESLMPLHSATASALLKSMLSSKVGRWGYLSEGFATPL; encoded by the exons ATGGCTTCCTGCGCTAGAAATCTGGTGCAACGATCTTCCAACACTGCAAAAACGCTTCTGTTCCGCAGCCAATCATCGCATTCCGTTCCTGCCGGAGCACCGAAACTCAGTGGATTCGCATCTACGTCACCTCGCCCCCGTCCCTTCTTCTCCTCCACCTCCAG GCTGCCGGTGGAGCTAGGGTGTGGAGAGTCGTTGATGCCCCTCCATTCTGCGACGGCGTCGGCATTGCTGAAGTCGATGCTCTCTTCCAAAGTTGGGCGCTGGGGTTATCTCTCAGAAG GCTTCGCAACACCACTATAA